Proteins encoded together in one Oceanobacillus iheyensis HTE831 window:
- a CDS encoding CoxG family protein produces MVKCHHEVKLNTKSIRVWEFIEDWSNWVEIVPGYQEHQIVSNEESIWKIHGEVGTFKKDTHIHVRILEIKAPSSILFTVDALNEQCLGKGSLHVKSFNQNDTIMSGNMELTIKGWKGTMVYPIVKQLLPKILEDFMEKISTKIEKPSKLQRSMRVNIPI; encoded by the coding sequence ATGGTAAAGTGTCATCATGAAGTTAAGTTAAACACTAAAAGTATACGGGTTTGGGAATTTATTGAGGATTGGTCAAATTGGGTTGAAATCGTGCCGGGTTATCAAGAACATCAAATCGTATCTAATGAAGAATCGATTTGGAAAATACATGGTGAAGTCGGCACATTTAAAAAAGACACACATATTCATGTGCGCATCTTAGAAATAAAAGCTCCTTCATCCATTCTTTTTACAGTTGATGCTTTAAATGAGCAATGTTTAGGTAAAGGCAGTCTTCATGTAAAATCATTTAATCAGAATGACACAATAATGTCTGGAAATATGGAATTAACAATTAAAGGCTGGAAAGGTACAATGGTTTATCCCATCGTAAAGCAATTACTCCCAAAAATATTGGAAGATTTCATGGAAAAGATTTCGACAAAAATAGAAAAACCAAGTAAACTGCAACGTTCCATGCGAGTAAATATCCCAATTTAA
- a CDS encoding YitT family protein encodes MDKIKQNKAIREYLYIIVGATLVGLSYNIFFLPARLAAGGISGISTIFFELYQISPALLQFVINIPIFIIGWIALGKDFSFKTLLGTFWVPFIILISAETPVTVSNPLLGALYGGLLLGIGLGIVYKGNGSTGGTAAIAQIVKKFTGISSGYSQFIVDGLVVIGSIIVFSVELTLFALMAIYISGKAIDFVQLRTSSTKLIMIITEDEEAIQNLIQKGIDRGLTKIRSVGGYTKLDKTMILCVAEQPEAVKLKKLLQTESPDSFVIFINASEILGKGFSLDRYSGQKL; translated from the coding sequence ATGGATAAAATAAAACAGAACAAAGCTATAAGAGAATATTTGTATATTATTGTCGGAGCAACACTTGTAGGACTTTCTTACAATATCTTCTTTTTACCAGCAAGGCTAGCCGCAGGTGGAATTTCGGGAATTAGCACCATTTTCTTTGAATTATATCAAATAAGCCCTGCATTATTACAATTCGTCATCAATATTCCTATTTTTATTATTGGTTGGATTGCATTGGGGAAAGATTTTAGCTTCAAAACATTACTTGGAACATTTTGGGTACCATTTATTATCTTAATAAGTGCTGAGACCCCTGTGACAGTATCTAACCCACTGTTAGGTGCTTTATACGGTGGTTTATTGCTTGGTATAGGGTTAGGTATTGTTTATAAAGGAAATGGATCTACTGGCGGAACAGCAGCAATTGCCCAGATAGTTAAAAAATTCACTGGGATATCCAGCGGATACTCACAGTTTATTGTTGATGGCCTTGTAGTAATAGGTTCCATTATTGTATTTAGTGTCGAACTCACCTTATTTGCATTAATGGCTATCTATATATCAGGGAAAGCAATTGACTTCGTTCAATTACGTACTTCTTCTACTAAATTAATTATGATTATCACTGAAGATGAAGAAGCCATTCAAAATCTAATCCAAAAAGGAATCGATCGTGGACTTACTAAAATTCGTTCCGTGGGTGGATACACTAAGCTTGATAAAACCATGATCCTTTGTGTGGCAGAACAACCAGAAGCAGTCAAATTAAAAAAGCTCTTACAGACAGAGTCTCCAGATTCATTTGTCATATTTATAAATGCATCGGAGATCCTCGGAAAAGGATTTTCACTCGACCGTTATTCTGGACAAAAGTTATAG
- a CDS encoding acetyl-CoA C-acetyltransferase: MMKEVVIVSAVRTATGSFMGLLSDIPATKLGSIVMKEALHRANVKPEEVEDVIFGNVLQAGLGQGTARQAAIQAGIPEYVPATTINKLCGSGLKSVHLAAQAIQTGDADIVLAGGMENMSQAPYLLEKGRQGFRMGDGKVVDSMIKDGLWCAINDVHMGITAENIADKYQISRKEQDKFAAWSQQKTEKAIEQGAFSDEIVPVKIRKSKSEEFIFNKDEFPRSGVTVEKLANLRPAFKKDGTVTAGNSSGINDGAAALVLMSKEKANALNIKPMATLRGNATAGVDSNFMGIGPVPATNKALKKANISIQEIGLIEANEAFASQALAVQKELNINPDILNIHGGAISLGHPIGASGARILVTLLHAMKMQSTQFGLATLCIGGGMGAASIVELEK, translated from the coding sequence ATGATGAAAGAAGTAGTGATTGTTAGTGCTGTCCGGACTGCTACAGGAAGTTTTATGGGGCTTTTAAGTGATATACCTGCGACAAAACTTGGTAGTATTGTAATGAAAGAAGCACTTCACCGTGCAAATGTTAAACCAGAAGAAGTAGAAGATGTGATCTTTGGTAATGTATTACAAGCTGGGCTTGGTCAAGGGACAGCTAGACAAGCAGCAATACAAGCAGGTATTCCTGAATATGTTCCTGCTACTACGATTAATAAATTATGTGGGTCAGGGTTAAAAAGTGTTCATCTCGCTGCACAAGCTATACAAACTGGAGACGCCGACATCGTTTTAGCAGGTGGAATGGAGAATATGAGCCAAGCTCCTTATCTTTTAGAGAAAGGGAGACAAGGCTTTCGCATGGGTGATGGAAAAGTAGTAGATAGTATGATAAAAGATGGTCTTTGGTGTGCAATTAATGATGTTCATATGGGAATCACTGCAGAAAATATAGCTGATAAATATCAAATAAGTCGAAAAGAACAGGATAAATTTGCAGCATGGAGCCAACAAAAAACAGAAAAAGCTATCGAGCAAGGAGCTTTTTCTGATGAAATTGTACCTGTTAAAATTCGAAAATCAAAAAGTGAAGAATTCATCTTTAATAAAGATGAATTTCCTAGGAGTGGGGTAACAGTAGAAAAACTAGCTAATTTACGCCCTGCTTTTAAAAAGGATGGAACAGTAACGGCTGGGAATTCATCTGGAATAAATGATGGTGCAGCTGCACTCGTATTAATGAGTAAGGAAAAGGCGAATGCGTTAAATATTAAACCAATGGCTACATTACGCGGAAATGCTACTGCGGGAGTAGATTCTAATTTCATGGGAATTGGTCCAGTTCCAGCAACTAATAAAGCATTGAAAAAAGCGAATATTTCTATTCAAGAAATTGGATTAATCGAAGCTAATGAAGCATTTGCATCGCAAGCATTAGCTGTTCAAAAAGAACTGAATATTAATCCTGACATTTTAAATATTCATGGTGGAGCAATTTCTCTAGGTCATCCAATTGGTGCAAGTGGAGCACGTATTCTTGTTACGTTGCTACATGCGATGAAAATGCAGAGCACACAATTTGGTTTAGCAACGCTTTGTATTGGTGGTGGAATGGGCGCTGCTAGTATCGTAGAATTGGAAAAGTAG
- a CDS encoding 3-oxoacid CoA-transferase subunit B — protein MNKTLISAKERIAQRVAQELQNGDLVNLGIGLPTLIPSYISNNIQVTFQSENGFIGLSSVEDNVSPDLVNAGGQPAGIKQGGAFFDSAFSFELIRGGHVDVTVLGGLEVDQEGNLANWIIPGKLVPGMGGAMDLVTGAKKVIIAMEHLSKKEEPKIVKKCKLPLTGSNVVDMIVTELAVFKIENKELTLIELMPGVGVDEVRDKTEADFNIHEDIKTKIN, from the coding sequence ATGAATAAAACATTGATAAGTGCCAAGGAACGAATTGCACAACGAGTGGCACAAGAATTACAAAACGGAGATTTAGTTAATTTAGGAATCGGGCTTCCGACTTTAATTCCTAGTTATATTTCTAATAATATCCAAGTAACCTTTCAATCAGAGAATGGATTCATAGGGTTATCAAGTGTAGAAGATAATGTTAGTCCAGATTTAGTTAATGCTGGTGGTCAACCTGCAGGTATTAAACAAGGTGGAGCGTTTTTTGATAGTGCATTCTCCTTCGAACTTATACGTGGTGGACATGTAGATGTAACTGTACTTGGAGGTCTAGAAGTAGATCAAGAAGGTAATTTAGCCAATTGGATTATTCCTGGTAAGTTAGTTCCGGGAATGGGTGGTGCTATGGATTTAGTAACAGGAGCAAAAAAAGTAATTATAGCAATGGAACATTTATCTAAAAAAGAAGAACCAAAAATAGTAAAGAAATGCAAGTTACCTCTAACAGGTAGTAATGTGGTAGATATGATTGTTACTGAATTGGCGGTATTCAAAATTGAAAATAAGGAATTAACATTAATAGAACTGATGCCAGGTGTTGGTGTAGATGAAGTACGTGATAAAACAGAAGCTGATTTTAATATTCACGAGGATATTAAAACAAAGATAAATTAG
- a CDS encoding 3-hydroxybutyrate dehydrogenase, with amino-acid sequence MVKDRVVYITGAASGIGYQMGVEFLKQGAKVVFTDINEQKLNEITKDLSDLGYECTGLKVDVTNEEELKQSIQQTVRIYGSLDVLINNAGLQHVSPIEDFPTEKYEFMIKIMLTAPFVAIKHVLPIMKEQGHGRILNMASINGLVGFAGKAAYNSAKHGLIGLTKVAALEVADTGITVNAICPGYVDTPLVRGQFEDLAKTRNVPVERVKEEVLFPLVPQKRLLDVKEIADYALYLASDKAKGITGQALALDGGYTVQ; translated from the coding sequence ATGGTAAAAGATAGAGTTGTTTATATAACTGGTGCGGCAAGTGGCATTGGTTACCAAATGGGCGTGGAATTCTTAAAACAAGGTGCAAAAGTTGTATTTACTGACATAAATGAACAGAAATTAAATGAGATTACAAAAGATCTTTCTGATCTTGGGTATGAATGTACTGGATTAAAGGTTGATGTGACGAATGAAGAGGAATTAAAACAATCGATACAACAAACAGTTCGTATATATGGTTCACTCGATGTACTTATTAATAATGCTGGATTACAGCATGTTTCACCTATCGAAGATTTTCCAACTGAAAAGTATGAGTTTATGATTAAAATTATGTTAACAGCACCATTCGTAGCGATAAAACATGTACTACCCATAATGAAAGAGCAAGGGCATGGTCGAATACTGAATATGGCTTCTATTAATGGTCTTGTAGGTTTTGCTGGTAAGGCAGCGTATAATTCAGCCAAGCACGGACTAATTGGATTAACAAAAGTGGCTGCTTTAGAAGTGGCTGATACTGGAATAACTGTGAATGCAATTTGTCCTGGATATGTAGATACACCATTAGTTCGTGGTCAATTCGAAGATTTAGCAAAAACTCGTAACGTTCCGGTTGAACGTGTGAAAGAAGAAGTACTGTTCCCATTAGTACCACAAAAAAGATTATTAGACGTAAAAGAAATTGCTGACTATGCTTTATATTTAGCAAGTGATAAGGCTAAAGGAATTACAGGACAGGCATTGGCTTTAGATGGCGGATATACAGTTCAGTAA
- a CDS encoding branched-chain amino acid aminotransferase — MEEQTIRVQRSETKKEKPQSDQLIFGRSFTDHMFVMDYSDPLGWHNASIVPYQPLSIDPSSMIFHYGQSVFEGLKAFRTESGDIQLFRAEKNLERLNRSNDRLCIPQIDEEFTLKAIKQLISIEKDWVPSAEGTSLYIRPFIISTEAYIGVAPSMNYKLIVILSPVGAYYKEGINPVKIAVEDHYVRTVKGGTGEAKTGGNYASSLKAQEIVAKQGFAQVLWLDGVEKKYIEEVGSMNVFFKINGEVVTPQLNGSILSGVTRSSVIELLKHWGVPVSEKRISIQDLYQAYLDGELEEAFGSGTAAVISPIGQLTWEGKDMIVNNGETGELSKRIYDTITGIQYGHLDDPFQWIQGIEAKSPVKH; from the coding sequence GAAGTGAAACAAAGAAAGAAAAACCTCAGTCTGATCAGTTGATTTTCGGAAGATCTTTTACGGATCATATGTTTGTCATGGATTACTCTGATCCTTTGGGATGGCATAATGCGAGTATTGTACCATATCAACCATTGTCGATTGATCCATCTTCAATGATTTTCCATTATGGTCAATCTGTTTTTGAAGGATTAAAGGCATTTCGTACTGAGAGCGGAGATATTCAATTATTCCGTGCGGAAAAAAACCTTGAGCGTTTAAATCGTTCAAATGACCGTCTATGTATTCCGCAAATCGATGAGGAGTTCACACTAAAAGCAATTAAACAGTTAATTTCCATCGAAAAAGATTGGGTACCAAGTGCAGAAGGAACATCCCTTTATATTCGTCCTTTTATTATTTCAACAGAGGCTTATATTGGGGTCGCACCATCGATGAATTATAAGTTGATCGTCATTTTATCTCCAGTAGGTGCTTACTACAAAGAAGGAATAAACCCAGTCAAAATTGCTGTTGAAGATCACTATGTACGAACGGTGAAAGGTGGTACTGGTGAAGCAAAAACTGGTGGAAACTATGCATCAAGTCTAAAAGCACAAGAAATTGTAGCGAAACAAGGATTTGCACAAGTGCTTTGGTTAGATGGTGTCGAGAAAAAGTATATTGAAGAAGTCGGCAGTATGAATGTCTTCTTCAAAATTAATGGAGAAGTTGTTACTCCTCAATTAAACGGAAGTATTCTTTCAGGAGTAACTCGTAGCTCTGTCATTGAATTATTAAAACATTGGGGTGTACCTGTATCTGAAAAGCGCATTTCCATTCAGGATTTATACCAAGCTTATTTAGATGGTGAGCTAGAAGAAGCTTTTGGATCCGGTACAGCTGCTGTAATTTCTCCAATTGGTCAACTTACTTGGGAAGGCAAAGATATGATCGTCAACAATGGGGAAACTGGTGAACTCTCTAAACGCATATACGATACAATTACTGGCATTCAATATGGTCATTTAGATGATCCATTCCAATGGATTCAAGGGATTGAAGCAAAGAGTCCCGTAAAACATTGA
- a CDS encoding sigma-54 interaction domain-containing protein has translation MKQLPKEWIEQIITLLNERIVVVDAKGIVVYMDQAYCDFIERPVNQCIGYHVKDVIENTRMHVIVKTGKIELEDFHPINGSVMIANRFPIVVDDEIVGAVGTVMFPTPENLRDFKNKIQQLVTDLSYYRDKVNNELRSKYTFKDLIGNSQEFVHLKEFAETVAGNDSSVLITGESGTGKELFANAIHNSSLREQHPFLPINCSAIPEELFESELFGYSEGAFTDAKKGGKKGLFEIAHNGTIFLDEIGELPLSMQSKLLRVLQEREIQPIGAQKYISINVRIIVATNRNLLKMVENGEFREDLYYRLNVIHIDIPPLRKRKEDIKQTAYQLLRKLEHKFYRSDVMISKEVIKQLEMHHWPGNVRELENVLERAINMLKENTILLQHLPLYIRDIILEERMNIEQTEKNRGNEIVYLKKMKEVIADAEKQAIQNALSHTKGNKLEAAKLLGIGKTSLYDKCHQYSIN, from the coding sequence ATGAAGCAACTCCCTAAAGAGTGGATAGAACAAATTATTACATTATTAAATGAACGTATTGTCGTAGTAGATGCAAAGGGAATAGTGGTATATATGGACCAAGCGTATTGTGATTTTATTGAACGCCCTGTGAACCAATGTATAGGTTATCATGTAAAGGATGTTATAGAAAACACGAGAATGCACGTAATTGTGAAGACAGGTAAAATAGAGCTAGAAGATTTTCATCCTATTAATGGAAGTGTAATGATAGCAAATCGATTTCCGATAGTAGTTGATGATGAGATAGTTGGTGCAGTTGGAACAGTGATGTTTCCAACGCCAGAAAATCTTCGTGATTTTAAAAATAAGATTCAGCAACTCGTCACTGACTTAAGCTATTATAGAGATAAAGTGAACAATGAATTAAGAAGTAAATATACGTTTAAGGATCTAATAGGAAATAGTCAAGAATTCGTTCACTTAAAAGAATTCGCAGAAACGGTTGCTGGTAATGATTCCTCTGTTCTTATTACCGGTGAGTCTGGAACAGGAAAGGAACTATTTGCAAACGCTATTCATAACAGCAGTTTACGTGAACAGCATCCATTTTTACCGATTAACTGTTCAGCTATCCCAGAAGAATTATTTGAATCGGAACTATTTGGTTATTCAGAAGGGGCATTTACAGATGCAAAAAAAGGTGGAAAGAAAGGTCTCTTCGAAATTGCGCATAACGGAACTATATTTTTAGATGAGATTGGTGAATTACCATTATCGATGCAAAGCAAACTGCTGAGAGTTTTACAAGAAAGAGAAATACAGCCAATTGGAGCTCAAAAATATATCTCAATTAATGTACGGATAATTGTTGCTACTAACCGTAACCTATTAAAAATGGTAGAGAATGGAGAATTTAGAGAAGATCTCTATTATCGGTTGAATGTGATTCATATTGATATACCGCCTTTAAGAAAAAGGAAGGAAGATATCAAACAGACTGCATATCAATTACTAAGAAAATTAGAGCATAAATTTTACCGTTCGGATGTAATGATTTCGAAGGAAGTCATCAAACAATTAGAAATGCATCATTGGCCAGGCAATGTTCGTGAACTAGAGAATGTACTAGAACGAGCGATTAATATGTTGAAAGAGAATACTATTCTACTACAGCATTTGCCACTCTATATTCGTGATATAATTTTAGAAGAAAGAATGAATATCGAACAAACAGAAAAAAATAGAGGTAATGAAATAGTCTATTTAAAAAAGATGAAAGAAGTAATAGCGGATGCAGAAAAGCAAGCAATACAAAATGCTTTATCGCACACGAAAGGCAATAAGCTAGAAGCAGCTAAACTTTTAGGGATAGGTAAAACAAGTCTATATGATAAGTGTCACCAATATAGTATTAACTAA
- a CDS encoding alpha/beta-type small acid-soluble spore protein: MAGRRRNKLLVPQADRALNQMKEEIASEMHVQLGADTTARENGSVGGEMVKRMISIAEDSMANRNDDHH, encoded by the coding sequence GTGGCTGGCAGACGTAGAAATAAGTTGTTAGTACCGCAAGCAGATCGCGCATTAAACCAAATGAAAGAAGAAATTGCGAGTGAAATGCACGTTCAATTAGGTGCTGATACCACAGCACGAGAAAACGGTTCGGTGGGTGGAGAGATGGTTAAAAGAATGATAAGTATTGCTGAAGATAGCATGGCTAATCGTAACGATGACCATCACTAG
- a CDS encoding aldo/keto reductase, with amino-acid sequence MKKIELGKSGLEVPAIALGCMSMNKRTKAEAEKVISNAIENGVNFFDHADIYGKGVSEEIFAHAFPSEVRREDIIIQSKTGIRDGYYDFSKEHIITSAEDSLRRLKTDYLDVFLLHRPDALMEPEEVAEAFSELHKSGKVRHFGVSNHNSMQIELLQKYMKQDIVTNQLQLSVTDSGMMNQGLYVNTLYEQASDRDGSILDYSRLNDITIQAWSPFRHGFFEGLFVDNEDYPALNTELQQLADKYNVNKSAIAVAWILRHPAKIQTIIGTMTPSRLTNIVEASNVELTRQEWYKLWQTAGNKLL; translated from the coding sequence ATGAAAAAAATCGAATTAGGTAAAAGCGGATTAGAAGTACCTGCTATTGCTTTAGGTTGTATGAGTATGAACAAACGAACAAAAGCTGAAGCTGAAAAAGTTATTTCAAATGCAATTGAAAATGGTGTGAATTTCTTTGATCATGCAGATATTTATGGAAAAGGTGTATCTGAAGAAATCTTCGCTCATGCTTTTCCCAGTGAAGTACGACGTGAAGATATCATCATTCAATCGAAGACAGGAATTCGTGATGGATATTATGACTTCTCAAAAGAGCACATCATTACATCTGCAGAGGATAGCTTACGGCGTTTGAAAACAGATTATTTAGATGTGTTTTTATTACACCGACCGGATGCGTTAATGGAGCCGGAAGAAGTAGCAGAGGCATTTTCGGAGTTACATAAAAGTGGAAAAGTGCGTCATTTTGGAGTAAGCAACCATAACTCCATGCAAATTGAATTACTACAAAAATACATGAAACAAGACATTGTGACCAATCAACTTCAATTGAGTGTTACTGATTCAGGTATGATGAATCAAGGCCTTTATGTAAATACGCTATATGAACAAGCATCAGATCGAGACGGTAGTATTTTAGACTATAGTCGGTTGAACGATATAACCATACAGGCGTGGTCACCGTTTCGTCATGGTTTCTTTGAAGGTCTATTTGTTGATAATGAAGACTATCCAGCTTTAAATACAGAACTACAACAGTTGGCAGATAAATATAATGTAAATAAATCGGCAATTGCAGTAGCATGGATTTTACGTCATCCTGCAAAGATACAAACAATTATTGGTACGATGACACCGAGCCGCCTTACAAATATAGTAGAAGCTTCAAATGTTGAATTAACGAGACAAGAGTGGTATAAATTATGGCAAACTGCAGGTAATAAATTGCTTTAA
- a CDS encoding GntP family permease, translated as MLGIILGLIVLMVLAFMGWSIIWVAPIAAGIVALTGGLDLLEAYTDTYMSGFVGFAKQWFPVFMLSAIFGKLMADTGMAKSIAIKLANLIGTKRAILGVLLAAAVLTYGGISLFVVVFAIYPLAISLFREANISRKLLPATIALGAFTFTMTALPGTPQIQNLIPIPYFETDAMAAPIMGIAAAIVMAGGGYYYLIWRQKQLTARGEVFVEPKDKTVFEVDGDMPIIWLSLLPLITVIATLNLLKWDIVISLLAGNLLILLLNIHKFKGFSKSINEGAVSSVTAIINTSAAVGFGTVVQAVPGFDKLTNMLLGIPGNPLISEAVAVNMLAGATGSASGGMGIALEALGPKYYEIALNMGISPEAFHRIASLASGGLDALPHNGAVLTVLTITGMTHKDSYKDIAVVAVIIPIIATAVAIALAAMGIY; from the coding sequence TTGCTTGGAATTATATTGGGTTTAATTGTTTTAATGGTATTAGCTTTTATGGGGTGGTCCATTATCTGGGTAGCTCCAATTGCTGCAGGTATCGTTGCGCTAACGGGTGGATTGGATTTATTGGAAGCGTATACAGACACGTACATGAGCGGTTTTGTAGGGTTTGCTAAACAGTGGTTTCCTGTGTTCATGCTAAGTGCAATATTTGGTAAATTAATGGCAGATACAGGGATGGCGAAGTCGATTGCAATTAAATTAGCAAATTTAATTGGTACAAAACGAGCAATATTAGGAGTTTTATTAGCAGCAGCTGTTTTAACGTATGGAGGCATTAGTTTATTTGTAGTAGTTTTTGCAATCTATCCTTTAGCAATTTCCTTGTTTAGAGAAGCGAATATAAGCAGAAAACTATTACCAGCTACGATTGCATTAGGCGCATTCACTTTTACTATGACAGCCCTACCAGGAACACCACAGATACAAAACTTAATTCCTATACCTTATTTTGAGACAGATGCAATGGCCGCCCCAATCATGGGAATTGCTGCTGCAATTGTTATGGCAGGAGGAGGGTACTATTATCTTATTTGGAGACAAAAACAATTAACTGCCAGGGGAGAAGTTTTTGTTGAACCAAAGGATAAGACTGTATTTGAAGTTGATGGTGATATGCCAATTATTTGGTTATCTTTATTGCCATTAATTACCGTAATCGCCACACTAAATTTATTAAAATGGGATATAGTTATCTCTTTACTTGCTGGAAATCTACTTATTCTATTATTGAATATCCATAAATTTAAAGGATTTTCTAAATCGATTAATGAAGGAGCCGTAAGTTCAGTAACTGCAATTATTAATACAAGTGCTGCAGTTGGGTTTGGTACCGTCGTCCAAGCAGTTCCTGGATTTGATAAGTTAACGAATATGTTACTAGGTATTCCTGGGAATCCTTTAATATCTGAAGCAGTAGCTGTAAATATGTTAGCCGGTGCTACCGGTTCAGCTTCTGGCGGTATGGGAATAGCTTTAGAGGCATTAGGTCCTAAATATTATGAAATTGCTTTAAATATGGGAATTAGTCCGGAAGCTTTTCATCGTATTGCATCTTTAGCTTCGGGAGGTTTAGATGCTTTACCACATAATGGTGCCGTATTAACTGTTCTTACAATTACAGGTATGACACATAAAGACAGTTATAAAGATATTGCAGTAGTAGCTGTAATTATTCCGATTATAGCAACAGCAGTAGCGATTGCTTTAGCTGCAATGGGGATATATTAA
- the atoD gene encoding acetate CoA-transferase subunit alpha gives MVNKLITFNESKSLFQDKMTIMSGGFMGVGTPEKIVEAILESEANELTLITNDTSFENNGVGPLIANNRIAKVVTSHIGTNRATGRKMISKELEVELVPQGTLAERIRAGGAGLGGFLTPTGVGTVVEKDKQVMQIEGKKYILETPLKADIAIIKAYKADKSGNLVYRQSARNFNPLIALAAKLVIVQAEHIVEIGELDPECIVTPNVLVDKILI, from the coding sequence ATGGTAAATAAGCTAATTACATTTAATGAAAGTAAGAGTTTATTTCAAGATAAAATGACAATTATGTCGGGTGGATTTATGGGAGTAGGGACTCCAGAAAAAATAGTAGAAGCTATTTTAGAGTCTGAAGCAAATGAGTTAACGTTAATTACAAACGATACCTCATTTGAAAATAATGGTGTTGGACCATTGATTGCTAATAACCGTATTGCAAAAGTAGTAACATCACATATTGGCACGAATCGTGCTACTGGAAGAAAAATGATATCTAAGGAACTCGAAGTTGAGCTGGTTCCTCAAGGTACGTTAGCTGAGAGAATTCGTGCTGGTGGAGCGGGACTAGGTGGTTTCTTGACACCTACTGGAGTTGGAACTGTCGTGGAAAAAGATAAACAAGTAATGCAAATAGAGGGGAAAAAATACATTCTAGAAACACCTTTAAAAGCTGATATAGCCATTATAAAAGCTTATAAAGCTGACAAAAGCGGTAATCTTGTATATCGACAATCTGCTAGGAATTTTAATCCATTAATTGCTCTAGCTGCTAAGCTAGTGATTGTTCAAGCTGAACATATAGTAGAGATAGGGGAACTTGATCCAGAGTGTATCGTAACACCAAATGTATTAGTTGATAAAATTCTAATATAA